A genomic region of Rhizobium sp. NXC24 contains the following coding sequences:
- the fabZ gene encoding 3-hydroxyacyl-ACP dehydratase FabZ, whose amino-acid sequence MTEEAKTSLSSADVIEIMKLLPHRYPFLMVDKIIEIDSDNSAIGIKNVTANEPQFTGHFPGSPIMPGVLLIEGMAQTAGAICARKDGIGGNLVYFMTIDNARFRKPVVPGDRVEFHVVKLKQRGTIWKFHCDAKVDGSLVAEADIGAMIVRKDQEQA is encoded by the coding sequence ATGACTGAAGAAGCCAAGACGTCGCTGTCGTCGGCAGACGTCATCGAGATCATGAAGCTTTTGCCGCATCGCTATCCCTTCCTGATGGTCGACAAGATCATCGAGATCGATAGCGATAATTCCGCGATCGGCATCAAGAACGTCACCGCAAACGAACCGCAGTTTACCGGCCACTTCCCGGGATCGCCAATCATGCCGGGCGTTCTGCTCATCGAAGGTATGGCGCAGACGGCAGGCGCGATCTGCGCCCGCAAGGACGGAATCGGCGGCAATCTCGTCTACTTCATGACGATCGACAATGCCCGCTTCCGCAAGCCGGTCGTACCTGGCGATCGTGTTGAATTCCACGTTGTCAAGCTGAAGCAGCGCGGTACGATCTGGAAGTTCCATTGCGACGCCAAGGTCGATGGCTCGCTGGTTGCCGAGGCCGATATCGGCGCGATGATCGTACGGAAGGACCAAGAGCAGGCATGA
- the lpxD gene encoding UDP-3-O-(3-hydroxymyristoyl)glucosamine N-acyltransferase, whose protein sequence is MEHIDFFPSHDGVSLRALAEYLGAELADEAFAGVVIKSIAPVYRAGEGDVCYILSRKNRAELETCRASAIICLPALKSFVPAHIPVLLSRKPHTDFALAGALLHPQAMRPVALTSAPTLISPAAFIDPTAKLEADVGVEPCAVIGPGAEIGEGTRIGAGAMIGPGVKIGRNCTIGGGASVLCSYLGNGVIIHNGARIGQDGFGYAPSPRGMVKIVQIGRVIIQDNVEIGANTTIDRGTMDDTVIGEGTKIDNQVQIGHNVRIGRHCAIVSQVGIAGSTVIGDGVQIGGQAGLNGHIHIGDGVQIGAKSGVMNSIPAGERYAGLPARPLWDFLRESAEIAKRSGAREKKDGSAEHD, encoded by the coding sequence ATGGAACATATCGATTTTTTCCCGTCCCATGATGGCGTCAGCCTTCGTGCGCTGGCCGAGTATCTTGGGGCGGAACTTGCTGACGAGGCCTTTGCCGGCGTCGTCATCAAGTCCATCGCTCCCGTCTACCGGGCGGGCGAAGGCGACGTTTGCTACATTCTCTCCCGGAAGAATCGTGCGGAACTGGAGACCTGTCGGGCTTCGGCGATCATTTGCTTGCCGGCGCTGAAGTCTTTCGTTCCCGCGCATATCCCGGTCCTCCTTTCCAGAAAGCCGCACACGGATTTCGCGCTGGCGGGCGCTCTGCTGCATCCGCAAGCCATGCGTCCGGTTGCACTGACCTCTGCGCCAACGCTGATTTCGCCGGCGGCCTTCATCGATCCGACCGCCAAGCTTGAGGCTGACGTCGGCGTTGAGCCGTGCGCGGTTATCGGACCGGGTGCTGAGATCGGGGAGGGTACGCGCATCGGAGCCGGCGCGATGATCGGGCCGGGTGTCAAGATCGGGCGCAATTGCACGATCGGCGGCGGCGCCAGCGTGCTTTGCTCCTACCTCGGCAATGGCGTCATCATTCACAATGGCGCGCGTATCGGCCAGGATGGTTTTGGATATGCGCCAAGCCCGCGTGGTATGGTGAAGATCGTGCAGATCGGCCGTGTCATCATTCAGGACAATGTCGAGATCGGCGCCAATACCACGATCGATCGCGGCACCATGGATGACACTGTCATCGGCGAGGGCACCAAGATCGACAATCAGGTGCAGATCGGACATAACGTCCGCATCGGCCGCCACTGCGCGATCGTCAGCCAGGTCGGCATTGCCGGCAGCACGGTGATCGGCGACGGTGTGCAGATCGGTGGTCAGGCGGGCTTGAACGGCCATATTCATATCGGCGACGGTGTTCAGATCGGTGCCAAAAGCGGCGTGATGAACAGCATTCCGGCGGGCGAGCGCTATGCGGGCCTTCCGGCACGGCCATTGTGGGATTTTCTAAGAGAGTCGGCGGAGATCGCAAAACGGTCAGGAGCCAGAGAAAAGAAGGACGGGAGTGCGGAGCATGACTGA